One Dysidea avara chromosome 8, odDysAvar1.4, whole genome shotgun sequence genomic window, cattataagattagcagctttttaagccattatttatctagcacaaccataaaaagctgcataaaagcatgcttaagcttatTCCTTCTTTTTACgcagcaaaaatagcacaaacgtgaagtttgtgccgacttgatagcactgctgacacggtttcaagtgagcctgtcagtatgcaacaataaccggaaaataatgaaagaatacagaataatggaatatttagagctgacagtaactagatgcgggtggtggacgggaaacagagaaccCTATCTCTGATACGAATTCGAACCTATGCTGCCACGTCTCATGCGTACCGCCCGTTGCTAAGGGAGATCCTTCTTCTTTGCTACTGTTTACTTCTGCTCATTTCCATAAAGGAATTCCTTATCGTCGGAAATTTTCAGTCATTTCAATCCTTTTCAAGCTTTTTGCTTCGAGACTTGCCTTCGTCACAAGCTTTTTGGAGGCGCTTATAATGATGGTGCCTATTTACTTAGCAacgcataattattatgattttcACTGTATGAGTCATTAAAGCTACTCTCATTGCTATAAGTACATATTTATGTTGTAGAACTCTAAGCAGGAGCTCAGTAGATTGACAGCACGTGAAATTCTACTCCCTAGAAACGGCGGACGCGTAGTTACCCGATGCTACTACTAAAGTTGCGTCAAACACGCGGGACCTGATGTCTCAGTTACGCATCAGACGCGTTAGTTCACAGCATCGGAAAGTCTTTAGTCTGAGTTGCTTACGTGAGAAAATTGTTTGTAAAGAACCGTTCGTTTGGAGCCATATTTGCAGTGATGGAGGAACTCGCGATCGTGCACGTGGATACCAGTGCTTACGCCCAGGCTACTGTTCTACACTATGAAGATCACAACGTGTCACTCACTATTGGATCAGAGGTGGAAATTCCTGTGCAGAAATCTGATGAGAATCCTCCAATGTTTGAGGACACTTATATCTTGGAGGAGGATCCATCTCCGGTGTGGCCAGGAGGTCCACCCCCATGGTGGGAGAATGACTATGCTGGTGATATTTATGAGAACCTGAAGAAGAGTGAAAATGAATTCCCTGACATTGGGTTTGAGTCTCCAAATCTTTACGACCGGCCAAATCTGGTGAATTACATCAGCCATGTAGCTGATACTCTCGGCATGACTAATGCCACCAAATTCTTAGCTGTACGCCTGTTAGATGGCTACATGGATAAGCATTCCGTAATTCCAAGCAGGTTGAAGATTATGGCTCTTGCCTGTCTCAGCATTTCATGTGAGCACAGATAATATATGGCTATATGGTTACAATTttacatgtttttttttttgttgcagtGAAATTTGATGATGTGGACTATCATATACCATCTATGAAGTCACTGATGATAGCTGGACAGTTGGATAAGATGTTCACTTTGGATGATTTTAAGGAAATGGAAAGATACCTGCTTGGATTTTATGAGTGGAAGATCTCTCATCCCACTCCAATACACTTCATTGACTTCTATCTTCACATTGCTGCACTGGGTGAAAACCACTACAGTTTTGATTACAAGACATTCCATCAGCTGGCCTATGATCTGTTAGGcttatctctacaaggtatataGAGTTAGTAATAATGACATTACTTAACAAATGACTGCTGTAATACAGATACCAACTTCATGTTGTTCAAGCCTTCACTTGTAGCAGCTGCAACAGTTTTGACATCGAGAATTTTATTGGGTATAAGTCCTCACTGGACTGACCACATGACGGCCATCACAGGATATTGTTATGAGGAAGTAGAGGGAGTGACAAGAATGATGATGAAATGGTTCTGTGATCAGCAGCAGATTATAGTGGTTGAATGAGTGACATAATATAGAGAACCACCTTGTTTAGCTTTATTTTGTGTACACCTCAATTTTGACAGTTTTTTTGTGTAACtacttttatttttgtaattttgttttcttcatttttaacactTAATTTTATTCATAATTCATAATACTGTATACTAGAAGGATTGCATGGCAAGGGGGTTGATTGGAAGGATGAAGCACCCTACTTAAAAATTTGCACCATGCATGCACTAGTTAGCTATGTCAGTGTATGAGGAGGATGCACTGAAAAAAATCATTGGAACTACAATGTAGGTACCTTGAACACTCCACACGGACTCTCCCCTTCTTTGTTACCCTCTGGTGCGCAACTGATAGATAATGGATTAGTTGGTATACTATAATAGAAAAAGAGTACGCATGAAAATATGTCTGCACCTCTTCTTTCTAGAATCTAGAGTTTTGTGCTTTTGTATAGAAATTGAAGGTATGTGACTAtgctttttttttacaaattatacTGATGCAAAATGGCACTTTGGTAGTTACAGCAAGATGTTAGCTAATAGGGAGATCATTAAGGGATTTTTATGCTACATCAGCAGTTCATCCACGATCTTGTATTTGCATGCAACAGCATGTCTTTCCTTTTGCTGCTATATATACATGAATATGATTTCTCAGCATCTTCTACATGCACCGGCATAGCAGAGGACTGGGCATGCATGAGCTGGAATTAATAATCATGATTACTGGGAAGACAACACAGCAGAAAAAAACATAATTACAAAGGATTAGTAATTAGCTACCTACAGTTATATGTGATAATTATTCAGTGATATAAAAAATTGTGAAGAGCttacaaagattgctgagatccaaAGTTACTCAGTTAACCTACACTGTACCAAACTTGCAGCCGTAGAAGCAACTGTATAGCTTTGGGGTTGCTACTTGCTAGATGACTTCCTACTTCAATTGTGCTATTTTTTTAGTCAGTTTAGAATGTAGCTACTGATGGGGAGCCTTGGAGAAAAAGTACCATTTCGAGTCCGGCTCAGTTTTGAAGCACCAAAGTAGCTCAGTATAACCGAGGCTATAACTATAAGGTTTATTATCATAAACCTGAGTAAGAGCTCCTCTCTTGCCAGTTTTTATACCTGGCAGTATGGCATCCATAGGATGTTGCCAAGGTCTGTAGGCCGGAAGGTCGAAAATAGGGTATCACtgtttcaccctatttcataacctacagaacttagacaaaaaacggtgaaccaaaaaggcgaaaaaaaagtGCGGTATTGAAGGGgaatcgaacccaggatcccagtgtgatggtccagtgtgctaccgattatgctaccgctgctagctcccttgattcccttcttttgtatcttataaatgtgactaacgaaataagctgtatatagtaagaagaacctaaccctaaaggtgaagaagaaaccaaagctgaactctaaccctaaccctaacgctaacactactagacgcttcccctaaagtctactactcgtggcaacatagatactaaatacataatggattggaaacgcaatacattttacggttacgggctcgatacggtcacgtgatgacatttacggggcacagcagcattttcaataggcacaatacatttttgtcgAATTCGCCCAGAGTTTTCTCGAAAACAGGTGTCTTTTTTAATTCGTTCATCTTTTTTTTAGCACTCTCGAAGGTATGAACTTTTCTTTAGTATAGCATGTATCGCTAGACTTGTTTTCACAAAGCCAGGAAAACCCCCACAGCCACTACCGTCATGTAGCCATTCTTTCGCTTCGCTTTCggaaagtaactgctgtacagtgctaaaaataattattttgtattcattACGATGTGGCGAAACTGTTCAGCACTTCTAAAACTTCGTACGTAATACGCCCTATGCACTAAAACCCCCACAGTAGTTTTTGAACACAAATTTCGCGTTCCTTCCTTCACACCTTCGGTTGTACGAAACGACTAACCTTCAGTCACAAACCAATAAATAGCTGAATCATTTAGCAATGATTTAACGCTTTataaaacctgtaatagtagtctcagtgttaagaacaactgcagtttgtacacttggtaacgttgccataaatcacgtgaccgtatcgagcccgtaaccgtaaaatgtattgcgtttccaatccatctatggtggcaactactggacgcttcccctaaagtctactactcgcggtaactactggacgcatcccctaaagtcgactactcgcggcaactactagatgcgtgccctaaagtcgaagagagagagcaacaactacagtaggaagtctggatgcttttgagcttaatattacgtaagggttatgaaaggtggtgaaaagagtaaaacccgtCGAAAATAAGTGCGCAGCGGTAATTCTAATACATAAGCGCCAGGATTTTTATTTGCGCCTGTTATTCTTGTTATGCTCTTGGTATTGCATTTGTTGAAGTTCTCGGCGAGGTTCTGCTCGGTTAGGGCAGTCACTGGAAAAACTAAGGGACAACTCCCGTTTCGCAGAATGTCATCCCAATTTGAAATTGACTTGCAATTGCGACTGCAAAGGAttcaagctacaaacaaagaaacAAATGCTTTCATTACAGTAAACGAGAAAGTCGTGAAAGATATTCGACCTTCGGCGGGGCTAAGATTACTGGAGGGCTGTACATTGGTGGTTAAGGATAACGTTGAAGTTGCCGGATTACCCAACACAGGTGGTACAAAGGCACTGGAGAAATTCATCCCTAATCGTGATGCCACTGCCGTGACTCGTTTGAAAGATGAAGGAGCCATCGTGATAGGCAAAGCAAACTTACACGAGCTGGCTTTTGGTATTACCAGTAAGAATTATGCCTATGGTGCAGTGGGTAACGCTTGTGACGTCAAATATATTGCTGGGGGCAGTAGTGGAGGAACAGCAGTTGCTGTTGCCATGGGATGTGCACGTGTTGGTCTGGGGACAGACACAGGAGGATCAGTACGTATTCCTGCTGCACTCAATGGCATCGTTGGATTCCGTCCAACCACTGGACGTTATCCCAGTGATGGTGTGTTACCCTTGTCAAACACCAGAGATACTATTGGACCAATGACCTTGAATGTCACTGATGCCGCACTACTAGATGCTGTTATTACAAAGAGCAAACCAGTACTTCAAAATGTTGATATGTCGTCTTTAAGATTAGGAGTACCACGTGACTACTACTATTACAATTTGGATATTGAAGTTGCAAATGTAATGGAAAAGGTTCTAGTTAATTTGAAGAATGCAGGGGTCACACTGATTGAGCAAGACGTACCTGACATCAAGGAATTGAGTtccaagtctggttt contains:
- the LOC136263426 gene encoding cyclin-J-like, producing MEELAIVHVDTSAYAQATVLHYEDHNVSLTIGSEVEIPVQKSDENPPMFEDTYILEEDPSPVWPGGPPPWWENDYAGDIYENLKKSENEFPDIGFESPNLYDRPNLVNYISHVADTLGMTNATKFLAVRLLDGYMDKHSVIPSRLKIMALACLSISLKFDDVDYHIPSMKSLMIAGQLDKMFTLDDFKEMERYLLGFYEWKISHPTPIHFIDFYLHIAALGENHYSFDYKTFHQLAYDLLGLSLQDTNFMLFKPSLVAAATVLTSRILLGISPHWTDHMTAITGYCYEEVEGVTRMMMKWFCDQQQIIVVE
- the LOC136263424 gene encoding indoleacetamide hydrolase-like, which encodes MLLVLHLLKFSARFCSVRAVTGKTKGQLPFRRMSSQFEIDLQLRLQRIQATNKETNAFITVNEKVVKDIRPSAGLRLLEGCTLVVKDNVEVAGLPNTGGTKALEKFIPNRDATAVTRLKDEGAIVIGKANLHELAFGITSKNYAYGAVGNACDVKYIAGGSSGGTAVAVAMGCARVGLGTDTGGSVRIPAALNGIVGFRPTTGRYPSDGVLPLSNTRDTIGPMTLNVTDAALLDAVITKSKPVLQNVDMSSLRLGVPRDYYYYNLDIEVANVMEKVLVNLKNAGVTLIEQDVPDIKELSSKSGFPIVFYETSQVLPQYLKDNNIPVTMEELNDKIESPDVKQTIHQIMTVTPPEQVYREALKVFRPQLQQRFIDYFAKYEVDAIIFPTTPLPARLIEGIDETVEINGVKVPTFPAYNRNMDPSSIAGIPSLTLPAGKSSEGLPIGVDIEGPANSDRRLLAIGLLLESILKVS